From Vreelandella neptunia, the proteins below share one genomic window:
- a CDS encoding TRAP transporter small permease: MNPPPLAQPMAEDTALMRVMRRFASLLENLIAALIAAVFLLCLALVILRYVFSIGFAGAEEVMRFLFVYSTALGASVAILRGEHIRISVLVDALPTAIAVWLNRLRHCLVMLFNGYLAWLSISWIGQVGRFRSAVLDVPNWVVQISVPIGALLVILFSLAVLVGGERPSAQREDAQEGQA, encoded by the coding sequence ATGAATCCACCTCCACTGGCGCAGCCGATGGCGGAAGATACCGCCTTGATGCGGGTAATGCGCCGCTTCGCTAGCCTGCTGGAAAATCTGATCGCCGCATTAATTGCGGCGGTTTTCCTGCTCTGCTTGGCACTGGTGATATTACGCTACGTATTCAGCATTGGCTTTGCCGGTGCTGAAGAAGTGATGCGCTTTCTATTTGTGTATTCCACCGCATTGGGGGCATCGGTCGCCATTTTGCGCGGCGAGCATATCCGTATCAGCGTGCTTGTGGATGCACTGCCTACGGCAATAGCCGTCTGGCTGAACCGCTTACGTCATTGTCTTGTGATGCTATTCAATGGCTATTTGGCATGGCTCAGCATCAGCTGGATTGGGCAAGTCGGTCGTTTCCGCTCCGCCGTTCTGGATGTGCCTAATTGGGTAGTGCAAATAAGTGTCCCCATTGGCGCGCTACTGGTCATTCTATTTTCCTTGGCGGTGCTAGTGGGTGGAGAGCGCCCCTCCGCTCAACGAGAAGACGCGCAGGAGGGCCAGGCATGA